Proteins encoded within one genomic window of Spodoptera frugiperda isolate SF20-4 chromosome 7, AGI-APGP_CSIRO_Sfru_2.0, whole genome shotgun sequence:
- the LOC118266415 gene encoding guanine nucleotide exchange factor subunit Rich isoform X4, producing MYFPIGWPKVLKNLGADNQIIKQIVSNRDKILFASLSDDCLAVWFCKPSVPIVYHKRSTESLQRLGVNVGVEWKPDSSMICISTSEGHLILYNVEAHSEQTAYQQYDPPTASLRRDSAELFVKEVIPSLKITLLKEVLVWDGQITRMCCISGTEILVCTTRAHLLRYRWDGTQNRDYCLDLGRIPFSINQQVSKAEPILEDNTHVNDIEYSPLVCGFGITLNDGRAAYLTAPNLKFDPNAVQGIWAPGIDDATCARVNHKFRLIAIGRKNSQVDVFTIDEATGGLELSHTMVLSSKDFPGDPGPVKCMRWTADGRAVAVSWERGGVSVWSTFGALLMCSLAWDYGLNQDLSKSNPLVVSSLEWATEGYQLWMVKVEGDSSTNIIQLDFVKSPLSVNPCMSNQRHLYLQADDKLYVNLEDNLTKRTKISIIDSSSEIYQAENGLPDQPTLEYESSTNYREFVDDNECRKQWIVLPLPATYIATNWPLRYSAIDEAGVNVCVAGRTGLAHYNCVARRWKLFGNEAQEKDFVVTGGMLWWRDYVVIGCYSILDGHDEIRFYPREAKLDNRFAKIVRVQSQVFVLDILDDQLVVFGADALVTIYELNCIDNTGTIEMRCVQAVDVSALSHPACVVAAQLCRLQDPPHRPRASTVCIPVQRQPDSLVINASGKLMMVQREEYDVDEDNNPAYSCLPATVLASCVESVWSCGSVTGSQTQLSRALWLWCGALGARVWLPLLPRDTTRHPDSSRHTFMAKRIMLPFHLNIYPLTILFDDAILLGAENDTTLYASDSSSVFSLPFCVVNRTSQVYLHQILRQLLRRNLGYHAWEIARSCSQLAYFPHSLELLLHEVLEEEATSKEPIPDAQLPSIIEFVHEFPVYLQTVVQCARKTEIALWAYLFSAAGKPKELFQECLQRKMLDTAASYLIILQNLESSAVSRQLATQLLDTALQQERWDLARDLVRFLRAIDPNDVDSPRNSVNVQAKYGQVVQSQTVSPNAEDLSVILGSMQLAGGRGRSFSTTVSPREPSPPAHAPPPPAPPPHAPPARATAAVKRKKSVPARSERDSYSGTAEEFFIDMMIQRHARLLLSTARLYALGKMAAALDLHLVAWLAGERERAARVDNAVLCVKKLHEDFAWPYPVINESEQYLQRKGSTVASTYTPSAESDSLCGDSGYMSLPLRAALPLMTGAVPVSPGPVSSAGEGSVAEGGGVAWGGDALGAGEERRYAALMERLHHHQAERGSHTAHVQLRYYLQLMTEASCVEWAVIVAVVLRDALAVLRTTNAARGNDVSLDAVRRLRRTLQDICAWTDAECLGYKPFMMAISNQIPFLTSIINTRERRLSMTKSRVRTPSTSSLGQEVKPKPQSQETKLPPPQKAEVSKQAVRKESAGAEAVPSVAPPTPRPPAPARDDVSTGCVLM from the exons ATGTACTTTCCAATAGGTTGGCCCAAAGTTCTGAAAAATCTGGGAGCAGATAATCAAATTATAAAGCAAATCGTGTCGAATAGAGACAAGATATTGTTTGCTTCGTTGAGTGATGACTGTTTAGCTGTATGGTTTTGTAAG CCAAGTGTCCCCATTGTGTACCATAAGAGGAGTACAGAATCTCTTCAAAGACTTGGAGTCAATGTCGGAGTGGAATGGAAACCTGATTCTTCTATGATATGTATCTCT ACCTCAGAAGGGCATCTAATATTGTACAATGTGGAAGCTCACAGTGAACAGACAGCGTACCAGCAATATGACCCACCCACTGCAAGTTTACGCAGAGACTCCGCCGAGTTATTTGTCAAAGAGGTCATACCATCATTGAAAATTACTCTG TTAAAAGAAGTATTAGTATGGGATGGGCAGATCACACGGATGTGCTGTATATCAGGCACAGAGATTCTGGTCTGTACCACCAGAGCCCATCTACTGCGGTACCGGTGGGATGGTACGCAGAACCGGGATTACTGTCTCGACCTTGGAAGAATACCATTTTCCATTAACCAACAGGTTTCTAaag CGGAACCGATATTAGAAGACAACACACATGTAAATGACATAGAATACTCGCCGCTCGTGTGTGGGTTTGGCATCACCCTCAATGACGGACGGGCGGCCTACCTCACCGCTCCTAATCTTAAGTTTGATCCTAAT gcCGTTCAAGGTATTTGGGCTCCCGGCATCGATGACGCGACTTGCGCAAGAGTCAACCAtaagtttagattaattgctaTTGGCAGAAAAAA TTCTCAAGTGGACGTGTTCACGATAGACGAGGCGACGGGCGGCCTGGAGCTGTCGCATACGATGGTGCTCAGCTCCAAAGACTTCCCCGGTGACCCCGGACCTGTTAAGTGTATGAG ATGGACAGCGGACGGGCGTGCAGTGGCAGTGAGTTGGGAGCGCGGCGGGGTGTCGGTGTGGTCGACGTTCGGGGCCCTGCTCATGTGCTCGCTGGCCTGGGACTACGGACTCAACCAGGACCTCAGCAAGTCCAACCCTTTGGTTGTGTCTAGTTTA GAATGGGCGACTGAAGGCTACCAGCTGTGGATGGTGAAGGTGGAAGGAGACTCCAGTACTAACATCATACAGCTGGATTTTGTGAAGAGTCCTCTCAGTGTAAACCCTTGTATG AGCAACCAAAGACACCTCTACTTACAAGCAGATGACAAATTATACGTGAACTTAGAAGACAATCTAACGAAACGTACAAAGATCTCAATCATTGACTCGTCTTCAGAGATATACCAGGCAGAGAACGGGCTGCCCGACCAGCCTACGTTGGAATATGAGAGCAGTACTAACTACAGGGAGTTTGTGGACGACAACGAGTGCAGGAAACAGTGGATAGTGCTGCCTTTACCGGCCACTTATATTGCTACTAATTGGCCGTTGAGG TACAGTGCAATCGACGAGGCGGGCGTGAACGTGTGCGTGGCGGGTCGCACGGGGCTGGCGCACTACAACTGCGTGGCGCGGCGCTGGAAGCTCTTCGGGAACGAGGCCCAGGAGAAGGACTTCGTCGTCACCGGGGGCATGCTCTGGTGGAGGGACTATGTTGTCATTG GTTGTTACAGCATTCTCGACGGACATGACGAGATTCGCTTCTATCCCCGAGAAGCGAAGTTAGACAACAGATTCGCGAAGATAGTCCGCGTACAGTCACAAGTGTTCGTGCTGGACATCCTGGATGACCAGCTCGTGGTCTTCGGAGCTGATGCCCTCGTCACCATTTATGAACTCAACTGCATCGATAATA CGGGTACGATAGAGATGCGGTGCGTGCAGGCCGTGGACGTGTCGGCGCTGTCGCACCCCGCGTGCGTGGTGGCGGCGCAGCTGTGTCGCCTGCAGGACCCGCCGCACCGCCCGCGCGCCTCCACCGTCTGTATACCCGTGCAGAGGCAGCCTGACTCCTTG GTGATCAACGCTAGCGGTAAGCTGATGATGGTGCAGAGAGAGGAGTATGACGTCGATGAAGACAATAATCCG GCCTACAGCTGTCTCCCAGCAACAGTTCTAGCGTCTTGCGTGGAGAGTGTCTGGTCCTGCGGCAGTGTGACTGGCTCACAGACACAACTGTCCCGAGCTCTGTGGCTCTGGTGTGGGGCTCTAGGCGCGAGAGTCTGGCTCCCTCTACTACCGCGGGATACGACCAGACACCCTGACTCGAGCAGACATACTTTCATGGCTAAAAGGATCATGCTGCCTTTCCATCTTAATATTTATCCGTTGA CAATTTTATTCGACGACGCTATCCTTCTGGGTGCGGAGAACGACACGACTCTCTACGCTTCGGACTCCAGTTCAGTATTCTCGCTGCCATTCTGTGTCGTCAATAGAACA AGCCAAGTCTACCTCCACCAAATACTGCGGCAGCTGCTCCGTCGTAACCTGGGCTACCACGCGTGGGAGATCGCGCGCTCGTGTTCCCAGCTAGCTTACTTCCCACACTCCTTGGAACTGCTCCTTCATGAGGTGTTGGAGGAAGAGGCTACCAGCAAGGAACCAATACCTGATGCCCAGCTGCCGTCAATTATTGAATTCGTTCATGAATTTCCCGTGTATTTGCAG ACTGTAGTACAATGTGCAAGAAAGACAGAGATAGCGCTATGGGCGTATTTGTTCTCAGCGGCGGGGAAGCCAAAAGAGTTGTTCCAAGAATGTTTACAACGGAAAATGCTGGATACGGCTGCCTCTTACTTAATCATATTACAG AACTTGGAAAGTTCAGCAGTGAGCAGGCAGCTAGCGACACAACTCCTCGACACCGCCCTGCAGCAGGAGCGGTGGGATCTCGCCAGGGATCTCGTCAGATTCTTGAGAGCTATAG ATCCAAACGACGTGGATTCGCCGAGGAATTCGGTGAACGTCCAAGCGAAGTACGGTCAGGTGGTGCAGTCTCAGACTGTCAGTCCGAACGCTGAGGACCTGTCCGTCATACTGGGCAGCATGCAG TTGGCGGGCGGGCGCGGCCGTAGCTTCAGCACGACAGTGTCCCCCCGCGAGCCGTCGCCCCCCGCGCACGCGCCCCCTCCCCCCGCGCCACCACCGCACGCACCCCCTGCACGGGCCACCGCCGCCGTCAAGAGGAAGAAGTCTGTGCCTGCTAGATCGGAAAG GGACTCATATAGCGGGACGGCAGAAGAGTTCTTCATAGATATGATGATACAGCGTCATGCGCGACTGCTTCTATCTACCGCTCGACTCTATGCGCTTGGCAAGATGGCCGCCGCTTTAGACTTACACCTGGTCGCGTGGTTGGCTGGTGAAAGGGAACGAGCGGCCAGGGTAGATAACGCAGTGCTCTGTGTCAAGAAACTCCATGAAGACTTTGCCTGGCCGTACCCTGTTATTAATGAGTCGGAGCAGTATCTACAGAGGAAGGGCAGCACTGTTGCAA GTACATACACGCCGTCAGCGGAATCAGACAGTTTATGCGGAGACAGCGGGTACATGAGTCTCCCGCTTCGAGCCGCTTTACCGTTGATGACTGGAGCAGTACCTGTGTCGCCTGGACCTGTGAG TTCGGCGGGAGAAGGCAGTGTGGCGGAGGGTGGCGGCGTGGCGTGGGGCGGGGACGCGCTGGGCGCGGGCGAGGAGCGGCGCTACGCCGCGCTCATGGAGCGCCTCCACCACCACCAGGCCGAGCGGGGCTCGCACACCGCGCACGTGCAGCTCAG ATACTACCTACAACTGATGACGGAGGCTAGCTGCGTGGAGTGGGCGGTGATAGTGGCCGTAGTACTGCGGGACGCGCTGGCCGTGCTGCGGACGACCAACGCGGCGCGGGGGAACGACGTCAGCCTCGACGCCGTGCGACGCCTGCGACGGACGCTGCAGGACATCTGCGCATGGACTGACGCCGAGTG CCTCGGTTACAAACCGTTCATGATGGCGATCAGCAATCAAATCCCGTTCCTAACATCGATAATCAACACTCGAGAGCGTCGGCTATCGATGACCAAATCCCGTGTTCGAACGCCCAGCACTAGTTCTTTAGGACAAGAGGTAAAGCCTAAACCACAGAGTCAGGAAACTAAGCTCCCTCCGCCACAGAAAGCGGAGGTATCAAAACAAGCTGTGAGGAAAGAGTCAGCGGGTGCGGAGGCCGTCCCGTCGGTGGCCCCGCCCACGCCCCGCCCACCTGCGCCTGCGCGCGACGACGTCTCCACCGGCTGTGTGCTCATGTAA
- the LOC118266415 gene encoding guanine nucleotide exchange factor subunit Rich isoform X2, which produces MYFPIGWPKVLKNLGADNQIIKQIVSNRDKILFASLSDDCLAVWFCKPSVPIVYHKRSTESLQRLGVNVGVEWKPDSSMICISTSEGHLILYNVEAHSEQTAYQQYDPPTASLRRDSAELFVKEVIPSLKITLLKEVLVWDGQITRMCCISGTEILVCTTRAHLLRYRWDGTQNRDYCLDLGRIPFSINQQVSKAEPILEDNTHVNDIEYSPLVCGFGITLNDGRAAYLTAPNLKFDPNAVQGIWAPGIDDATCARVNHKFRLIAIGRKNSQVDVFTIDEATGGLELSHTMVLSSKDFPGDPGPVKCMRWTADGRAVAVSWERGGVSVWSTFGALLMCSLAWDYGLNQDLSKSNPLVVSSLEWATEGYQLWMVKVEGDSSTNIIQLDFVKSPLSVNPCMSNQRHLYLQADDKLYVNLEDNLTKRTKISIIDSSSEIYQAENGLPDQPTLEYESSTNYREFVDDNECRKQWIVLPLPATYIATNWPLRYSAIDEAGVNVCVAGRTGLAHYNCVARRWKLFGNEAQEKDFVVTGGMLWWRDYVVIGCYSILDGHDEIRFYPREAKLDNRFAKIVRVQSQVFVLDILDDQLVVFGADALVTIYELNCIDNTGTIEMRCVQAVDVSALSHPACVVAAQLCRLQDPPHRPRASTVCIPVQRQPDSLVINASGKLMMVQREEYDVDEDNNPAYSCLPATVLASCVESVWSCGSVTGSQTQLSRALWLWCGALGARVWLPLLPRDTTRHPDSSRHTFMAKRIMLPFHLNIYPLTILFDDAILLGAENDTTLYASDSSSVFSLPFCVVNRTSQVYLHQILRQLLRRNLGYHAWEIARSCSQLAYFPHSLELLLHEVLEEEATSKEPIPDAQLPSIIEFVHEFPVYLQTVVQCARKTEIALWAYLFSAAGKPKELFQECLQRKMLDTAASYLIILQNLESSAVSRQLATQLLDTALQQERWDLARDLVRFLRAIDPNDVDSPRNSVNVQAKYGQVVQSQTVSPNAEDLSVILGSMQLAGGRGRSFSTTVSPREPSPPAHAPPPPAPPPHAPPARATAAVKRKKSVPARSESFTSPSNRDSYSGTAEEFFIDMMIQRHARLLLSTARLYALGKMAAALDLHLVAWLAGERERAARVDNAVLCVKKLHEDFAWPYPVINESEQYLQRKGSTVASTYTPSAESDSLCGDSGYMSLPLRAALPLMTGAVPVSPGPVSSAGEGSVAEGGGVAWGGDALGAGEERRYAALMERLHHHQAERGSHTAHVQLRYYLQLMTEASCVEWAVIVAVVLRDALAVLRTTNAARGNDVSLDAVRRLRRTLQDICAWTDAECLGYKPFMMAISNQIPFLTSIINTRERRLSMTKSRVRTPSTSSLGQEVKPKPQSQETKLPPPQKAEVSKQAVRKESAGAEAVPSVAPPTPRPPAPARDDVSTGCVLM; this is translated from the exons ATGTACTTTCCAATAGGTTGGCCCAAAGTTCTGAAAAATCTGGGAGCAGATAATCAAATTATAAAGCAAATCGTGTCGAATAGAGACAAGATATTGTTTGCTTCGTTGAGTGATGACTGTTTAGCTGTATGGTTTTGTAAG CCAAGTGTCCCCATTGTGTACCATAAGAGGAGTACAGAATCTCTTCAAAGACTTGGAGTCAATGTCGGAGTGGAATGGAAACCTGATTCTTCTATGATATGTATCTCT ACCTCAGAAGGGCATCTAATATTGTACAATGTGGAAGCTCACAGTGAACAGACAGCGTACCAGCAATATGACCCACCCACTGCAAGTTTACGCAGAGACTCCGCCGAGTTATTTGTCAAAGAGGTCATACCATCATTGAAAATTACTCTG TTAAAAGAAGTATTAGTATGGGATGGGCAGATCACACGGATGTGCTGTATATCAGGCACAGAGATTCTGGTCTGTACCACCAGAGCCCATCTACTGCGGTACCGGTGGGATGGTACGCAGAACCGGGATTACTGTCTCGACCTTGGAAGAATACCATTTTCCATTAACCAACAGGTTTCTAaag CGGAACCGATATTAGAAGACAACACACATGTAAATGACATAGAATACTCGCCGCTCGTGTGTGGGTTTGGCATCACCCTCAATGACGGACGGGCGGCCTACCTCACCGCTCCTAATCTTAAGTTTGATCCTAAT gcCGTTCAAGGTATTTGGGCTCCCGGCATCGATGACGCGACTTGCGCAAGAGTCAACCAtaagtttagattaattgctaTTGGCAGAAAAAA TTCTCAAGTGGACGTGTTCACGATAGACGAGGCGACGGGCGGCCTGGAGCTGTCGCATACGATGGTGCTCAGCTCCAAAGACTTCCCCGGTGACCCCGGACCTGTTAAGTGTATGAG ATGGACAGCGGACGGGCGTGCAGTGGCAGTGAGTTGGGAGCGCGGCGGGGTGTCGGTGTGGTCGACGTTCGGGGCCCTGCTCATGTGCTCGCTGGCCTGGGACTACGGACTCAACCAGGACCTCAGCAAGTCCAACCCTTTGGTTGTGTCTAGTTTA GAATGGGCGACTGAAGGCTACCAGCTGTGGATGGTGAAGGTGGAAGGAGACTCCAGTACTAACATCATACAGCTGGATTTTGTGAAGAGTCCTCTCAGTGTAAACCCTTGTATG AGCAACCAAAGACACCTCTACTTACAAGCAGATGACAAATTATACGTGAACTTAGAAGACAATCTAACGAAACGTACAAAGATCTCAATCATTGACTCGTCTTCAGAGATATACCAGGCAGAGAACGGGCTGCCCGACCAGCCTACGTTGGAATATGAGAGCAGTACTAACTACAGGGAGTTTGTGGACGACAACGAGTGCAGGAAACAGTGGATAGTGCTGCCTTTACCGGCCACTTATATTGCTACTAATTGGCCGTTGAGG TACAGTGCAATCGACGAGGCGGGCGTGAACGTGTGCGTGGCGGGTCGCACGGGGCTGGCGCACTACAACTGCGTGGCGCGGCGCTGGAAGCTCTTCGGGAACGAGGCCCAGGAGAAGGACTTCGTCGTCACCGGGGGCATGCTCTGGTGGAGGGACTATGTTGTCATTG GTTGTTACAGCATTCTCGACGGACATGACGAGATTCGCTTCTATCCCCGAGAAGCGAAGTTAGACAACAGATTCGCGAAGATAGTCCGCGTACAGTCACAAGTGTTCGTGCTGGACATCCTGGATGACCAGCTCGTGGTCTTCGGAGCTGATGCCCTCGTCACCATTTATGAACTCAACTGCATCGATAATA CGGGTACGATAGAGATGCGGTGCGTGCAGGCCGTGGACGTGTCGGCGCTGTCGCACCCCGCGTGCGTGGTGGCGGCGCAGCTGTGTCGCCTGCAGGACCCGCCGCACCGCCCGCGCGCCTCCACCGTCTGTATACCCGTGCAGAGGCAGCCTGACTCCTTG GTGATCAACGCTAGCGGTAAGCTGATGATGGTGCAGAGAGAGGAGTATGACGTCGATGAAGACAATAATCCG GCCTACAGCTGTCTCCCAGCAACAGTTCTAGCGTCTTGCGTGGAGAGTGTCTGGTCCTGCGGCAGTGTGACTGGCTCACAGACACAACTGTCCCGAGCTCTGTGGCTCTGGTGTGGGGCTCTAGGCGCGAGAGTCTGGCTCCCTCTACTACCGCGGGATACGACCAGACACCCTGACTCGAGCAGACATACTTTCATGGCTAAAAGGATCATGCTGCCTTTCCATCTTAATATTTATCCGTTGA CAATTTTATTCGACGACGCTATCCTTCTGGGTGCGGAGAACGACACGACTCTCTACGCTTCGGACTCCAGTTCAGTATTCTCGCTGCCATTCTGTGTCGTCAATAGAACA AGCCAAGTCTACCTCCACCAAATACTGCGGCAGCTGCTCCGTCGTAACCTGGGCTACCACGCGTGGGAGATCGCGCGCTCGTGTTCCCAGCTAGCTTACTTCCCACACTCCTTGGAACTGCTCCTTCATGAGGTGTTGGAGGAAGAGGCTACCAGCAAGGAACCAATACCTGATGCCCAGCTGCCGTCAATTATTGAATTCGTTCATGAATTTCCCGTGTATTTGCAG ACTGTAGTACAATGTGCAAGAAAGACAGAGATAGCGCTATGGGCGTATTTGTTCTCAGCGGCGGGGAAGCCAAAAGAGTTGTTCCAAGAATGTTTACAACGGAAAATGCTGGATACGGCTGCCTCTTACTTAATCATATTACAG AACTTGGAAAGTTCAGCAGTGAGCAGGCAGCTAGCGACACAACTCCTCGACACCGCCCTGCAGCAGGAGCGGTGGGATCTCGCCAGGGATCTCGTCAGATTCTTGAGAGCTATAG ATCCAAACGACGTGGATTCGCCGAGGAATTCGGTGAACGTCCAAGCGAAGTACGGTCAGGTGGTGCAGTCTCAGACTGTCAGTCCGAACGCTGAGGACCTGTCCGTCATACTGGGCAGCATGCAG TTGGCGGGCGGGCGCGGCCGTAGCTTCAGCACGACAGTGTCCCCCCGCGAGCCGTCGCCCCCCGCGCACGCGCCCCCTCCCCCCGCGCCACCACCGCACGCACCCCCTGCACGGGCCACCGCCGCCGTCAAGAGGAAGAAGTCTGTGCCTGCTAGATCGGAAAG TTTCACGTCACCTTCAAACAGGGACTCATATAGCGGGACGGCAGAAGAGTTCTTCATAGATATGATGATACAGCGTCATGCGCGACTGCTTCTATCTACCGCTCGACTCTATGCGCTTGGCAAGATGGCCGCCGCTTTAGACTTACACCTGGTCGCGTGGTTGGCTGGTGAAAGGGAACGAGCGGCCAGGGTAGATAACGCAGTGCTCTGTGTCAAGAAACTCCATGAAGACTTTGCCTGGCCGTACCCTGTTATTAATGAGTCGGAGCAGTATCTACAGAGGAAGGGCAGCACTGTTGCAA GTACATACACGCCGTCAGCGGAATCAGACAGTTTATGCGGAGACAGCGGGTACATGAGTCTCCCGCTTCGAGCCGCTTTACCGTTGATGACTGGAGCAGTACCTGTGTCGCCTGGACCTGTGAG TTCGGCGGGAGAAGGCAGTGTGGCGGAGGGTGGCGGCGTGGCGTGGGGCGGGGACGCGCTGGGCGCGGGCGAGGAGCGGCGCTACGCCGCGCTCATGGAGCGCCTCCACCACCACCAGGCCGAGCGGGGCTCGCACACCGCGCACGTGCAGCTCAG ATACTACCTACAACTGATGACGGAGGCTAGCTGCGTGGAGTGGGCGGTGATAGTGGCCGTAGTACTGCGGGACGCGCTGGCCGTGCTGCGGACGACCAACGCGGCGCGGGGGAACGACGTCAGCCTCGACGCCGTGCGACGCCTGCGACGGACGCTGCAGGACATCTGCGCATGGACTGACGCCGAGTG CCTCGGTTACAAACCGTTCATGATGGCGATCAGCAATCAAATCCCGTTCCTAACATCGATAATCAACACTCGAGAGCGTCGGCTATCGATGACCAAATCCCGTGTTCGAACGCCCAGCACTAGTTCTTTAGGACAAGAGGTAAAGCCTAAACCACAGAGTCAGGAAACTAAGCTCCCTCCGCCACAGAAAGCGGAGGTATCAAAACAAGCTGTGAGGAAAGAGTCAGCGGGTGCGGAGGCCGTCCCGTCGGTGGCCCCGCCCACGCCCCGCCCACCTGCGCCTGCGCGCGACGACGTCTCCACCGGCTGTGTGCTCATGTAA